Proteins from a genomic interval of Ignavibacteria bacterium:
- a CDS encoding aldehyde dehydrogenase family protein — protein FVDLLKKCAESITVGYPWEMKNFMGAVINKKSQEKTLWYIQKGIAEGGKLVAGGNKSSDEGYYLRPTIIADVKPKDTIAQEEIFAPVLAVMKAKNFDDALNIANNTEFGLTGAVYTKNKKRLQKAEQEFHVGNLYLNRKCTGALVGVHPFGGFNMSGTDSKAGGKDYLLLFLQAKSIAEKVK, from the coding sequence AATTTGTTGATTTATTGAAGAAGTGCGCGGAATCAATCACGGTTGGTTATCCGTGGGAGATGAAAAATTTTATGGGCGCCGTCATCAATAAAAAATCGCAAGAGAAAACGCTGTGGTATATTCAAAAAGGAATTGCCGAAGGAGGAAAACTTGTTGCAGGTGGAAATAAATCAAGTGATGAAGGATATTATCTTCGACCAACAATTATTGCTGATGTAAAACCGAAAGACACAATTGCACAAGAAGAAATTTTTGCTCCGGTTCTTGCGGTAATGAAAGCGAAAAATTTTGATGATGCATTGAACATTGCGAACAATACAGAATTTGGATTAACCGGCGCAGTGTACACAAAAAACAAAAAGCGTTTACAAAAAGCAGAACAAGAATTTCACGTTGGAAATTTGTACTTGAATCGTAAATGCACGGGCGCATTAGTTGGCGTTCATCCATTTGGTGGATTTAATATGAGCGGCACAGATTCCAAAGCGGGAGGAAAAGATTATTTGCTCTTATTCTTGCAAGCGAAATCAATTGCGGAGAAAGTGAAGTAG
- a CDS encoding nucleotidyl transferase AbiEii/AbiGii toxin family protein, translating to MQSNAEIEILTNNQKDLLSAFGKSEISQQFYLTGGTTLSEFYLHHRYSEDLDFFTNEKQNVEQLRKEIVSVFSSLNGTIELVRSLETFIEAHFTTSDGEIIKLDFAFDTPFRHQEKIFNITYGIWLDNLLDIACNKISALFDRAMIKDFVDVYFLLNEKFSFDELWEQAKQKHIGLDEYWFCQALLRINQFQQLPRMVKQVTIEEIKSYFITLYDNVLKKITL from the coding sequence ATGCAATCTAATGCTGAAATAGAAATTCTTACGAACAATCAAAAAGATTTGTTGTCGGCATTTGGGAAAAGTGAAATCTCACAACAGTTTTACTTGACGGGAGGAACGACACTTTCAGAATTCTATCTTCATCATCGCTATTCAGAAGATTTGGATTTCTTTACGAATGAAAAACAAAATGTCGAGCAGTTGCGAAAAGAAATTGTTTCCGTTTTTTCATCTTTGAATGGAACGATAGAATTGGTTCGAAGTTTAGAAACGTTTATCGAAGCACATTTTACGACGAGCGATGGAGAAATTATAAAATTAGATTTTGCTTTCGATACGCCATTTCGCCACCAAGAAAAAATATTCAATATTACGTATGGAATTTGGCTCGATAATCTTCTCGATATTGCTTGCAATAAAATTTCTGCTTTGTTCGATAGAGCAATGATAAAAGATTTTGTTGACGTTTATTTTTTGCTGAATGAAAAATTTTCGTTTGACGAACTATGGGAACAAGCAAAGCAAAAACATATCGGTCTCGATGAGTATTGGTTTTGTCAAGCATTACTGCGCATCAATCAATTTCAGCAGTTACCGAGAATGGTAAAGCAAGTTACGATAGAAGAAATTAAATCATATTTTATTACACTCTATGATAACGTGTTAAAGAAAATCACTTTGTAG